The following are encoded together in the Lathyrus oleraceus cultivar Zhongwan6 chromosome 3, CAAS_Psat_ZW6_1.0, whole genome shotgun sequence genome:
- the LOC127130539 gene encoding uncharacterized protein LOC127130539, with amino-acid sequence MAEQEQESARVRAELDEIKGGMSQMREMLQALTFRFEVPQATVISETTGPAVEVQPQRTLPLTLPPYGPPYDFVRRAEVMHDMGQFVQQVVPLPAYTNARPVIHTVVPPAVYARHIPHYEDQHHMYHTVDSTVTGDKVRFEDFREVKENMKLLEKKFRDLEGDHVFGSAAKEMCLVSGLVIPSKFKTPDFDKYKGHTCPKSHLIMYYQKMAAHMEDDKMMIHCFQDSLSGAPSKWYLSLDQNRIRCFQDLLDAFIKHYKYNMDMAPDRRQLQSMFQHDKESFKEYAQRWRELASQVEPPLAEKELAELFIDTVQPQFYEKMVGSASLGFSELVAIGARVEYGVRNGKLAVVAGTSNANQKKFSGGFPRKKEGETNVVIVGQGRAPPRRRPQQYSPQQYGQQPFPYKQPM; translated from the coding sequence ATGGCTGAACAAGAGCAAGAGAGCGCCCGAGTTAGAGCTGAACTAGACGAAATCAAGGGAGGCATGTCCCAGATGCGAGAAATGCTGCAAGCTTTAACCTTCAGGTTTGAGGTTCCGCAAGCGACCGTGATATCAGAGACCACGGGCCCAGCAGTGGAAGTCCAACCTCAGAGGACGTTACCCTTAACCCTTCCTCCGTATGGGCCACCTTACGACTTCGTCCGCCGAGCAGAAGTAATGCACGACATGGGGCAATTTGTCCAACAAGTCGTGCCATTACCGGCTTACACTAACGCACGTCCAGTCATCCATACCGTGGTTCCACCAGCTGTCTATGCTAGGCATATTCCTCACTATGAAGATCAACATCACATGTATCATACTGTCGACTCAACAGTTACTGGTGACAAAGTAAGGTTTGAGGATTTCAGAGAAGTAAAGGAGAACATGAAGCTCCTTGAGAAGAAGTTCCGAGATTTAGAAGGAGACCACGTCTTTGGATCTGCTGCCAAAGAAATGTGCCTTGTATCCGGGTTGGTGATTCCGTCCAAATTCAAAACTCCAGACTTTGACAAATACAAGGGGCATACTTGTCCAAAGagccatctcatcatgtattacCAAAAAATGGCTGCACACATGGAGGACGACAAGATGATGATCCATTGTTTTCAAGATAGCTTGAGCGGGGCTCCTTCCAAATGGTATCTAAGTCTGGATCAGAATAGGATCAGGTGTTTCCAAGACCTGTTAGACGCGTTCATAAAACActacaaatacaacatggacatggcgcctgacagaagACAGTTGCAAAGCATGTTCCAGCATGACAAGGAGtccttcaaggaatatgctcagagatggagagaactggCTTCTCAGGTTGAACCACCTCTTGCTGAAAAGGAATTGGCCGAACTATTTATCGACACTGTCCAACCCCAATTCtatgagaagatggttggaagtgCTTCCTTGGGATTCTCCGAGCTTGTGGCTATAGGAGCTCGCGTTGAATATGGTGTAAGAAATGGAAAACTGGCGGTTGTAGCTGGAACTTCAAATGCTAATCAAAAGAAGTTCTCTGGAGGCTTTcccagaaagaaggaaggggaaacaaATGTTGTGATTGTTGGTCAAGGAAGAGCTCCTCCAAGAAGGAGACCACAACAATATTCACCTCAACAGTATGGTCAACAACCCTTTCCATATAAGCAGCCCATGTAA